The Pantoea sp. Aalb genomic interval CCTTGTATAATATTTTGTTGCCCCATAGTTGGACCAATAGTACGTTCTTCTAAAATTTGAATCGGTGCAGTTAATGCGCCAAAACGTAATAATAAAGATAAATGACGAGCTTCATTTATATTATTAATACCTGTTATCCGAAAATTTTTACTAATACGAGATTGAATTTTTGCTATATTAATGATTTTTTCTTGTTGTATTAAAATTTCACGATTATTTATATCTTTCTTTCCACTACCTTTATATTCCTTAAATAAAGTAGCCATCACTTTTCCAATATTGTTTTTAGTAAAATTGAACATAATATTACTACCAATATTATCTAGTGAAATATTTACTTGTGGTTGGTTATATTCATCCATGCTATATGTAGAATCAATAATATGGCTTCCACTTAAAATAATACGTTTATATAGTATAACTGATTTACCATCACTTGTCTGCTTCACTTCAGAATCTATTGGTAAATTACCATTAACAGATGTAATTGATGATATGTCAGTATTTAATAAACGAAATTCTAACGTAGCTGTCGCTCCAATAATTTCTTTAGCAAGTGCAGTATCTTGAATTCCAGGTAGCTCTACTATGATACGGTCATAACCATAACGTTGTACCAATGGTTCAGCTATTCCTAACTGATTTACACGACTACGTAAAATATTAATATTTTGCTGTATTGCATATTCATATTCTTGATTGATATATGAATGAGTTAGCATAACTTGTAATTTATTCGTATCTCTTTTTAAGATATCTAAATTATGATTATGTAGCGTTAGATATGTAATAGCTATATTACGACTATCAACGTTTTTGAAGAATATTTCTATACCATAATTAGTGATTTTTTTAAACTTAGTATAATGAATATTTTCATTTCGTAAATTTTCACTAAGAGTATCAATATATTGATTCTGCAATTTTTCTAATACGGCTTTCATATTTACTGCCATTAAAAAATAAACTCCACCACGTAAATCAAGACCTAGTTTCATTGGTTCTGCAGATATCATTTTCAACCAATTAGGTGTAATTGGAGTTAAATTAAGAGTTACTACGTAATTTATACCAAGTATATTAGCTATTAATTCACGAGCATGTAACTGTATATCAGTATTAGTAAAACAAATAATTATCATTCTATTTTTTAGAATGATAGACTTACCTTCAATATTATTGTTTTTCAATATTTTCTTGGTTTTATCTAATGTTTGTTGATTAACGCTAACACCGTGCACTCCAGTAATTTGAATAGCTGGATATTCTCCATAAAAATTAGGAAGAGCATAAAGCAAGCCGACTATAATAACAATAATCAGCATGATGTACTTCCATAAAGGATAACGATTTAACACAAACACAAAGTTCCTGTTAAGAATAAAAATTATAATGCTTTAATTGTACCTTTTGGTAAAATTGAAGCTACAAAGTCTCTTTTAATCATTACTTCAGTAGTATCGTTTAAAGCTATTATAATATAATAATTTTCAATTATTTTAGTAACACGACCAATCAAACCACCCGTAGTCAATACTTCATCACCTTTGGAAATAGAATCCATTAATTTTTTATGATCTTTTGCTCTTTTTTGTTGTGGTCGTAAAATCATAAAATAAAAAATAAGACCTAAAAATACAAGCATCATAATTAAAGAATAGGGATTCTCTTGTAAAGGAGTATTTGTTCCTGATGCTAAGGCGGTACCAATAAAAAAGTTCATTAAATTTCCTTCATTATCATTATCATTTATATAATAATTATTGACACATCAGTAAGTAAATGAGCTAGATTATATGCTGCTTAACGGCGGCATAGCTTTATCAATACGTTGATAAAAATTGGAAACAAAATGCTCTAATTTTTTTTCTTCAATAGCATTGCGTAATCTAGTCATTAAATTTTGATAATAATGTAAGTTATGAATAGTATTTAAACGTGCACCTAGTATTTCATTACAATGATCAAGATGATGTAAATAAGCACGGCTATAATGACGACAAGTATAACAATTACATCCGTATTCAATAGGTAAAGTATCACTTTTATATCTAGAATTACGAATTTTTAAAATACCATCATTAATAAAAAGCTGTCCATTACGTGCATTACGTGTCGGGATAACACAGTCAAACATATCAATGCCACGACGTACACCCTCTACAAGATCTTCTGCTTTCCCTACTCCCATAACATAACGAGGTTTATTATATGGAAGTTGAGGACATATTTGATCTAGTATGCGGTACATTACTTCTTTTGGTTCGCCAACTGATAAACCACCTATGGCATATCCATCAAAACCAATTTCTATTAAACCTTTTAATGATAAATCTCGTAAGTCTTTAAAAAAACTACCTTGAATAATACCAAATAAAGCATTTTTATTACCTAAAAAATTAAAATAATCACGACTACGTTTTGCCCAACGTAGTGACATTTCCATAGAATTTTTAGCTAAAGACCAATTAATAGGATATGGCGTACATTCATCAAAACTCATTACTATATTAGCATCAAGATCATATTGAATGGCCATTGATTTTTCTGGATTAAGAAAAATAGAATCTCCATTAATTGGATTACGAAAATGTACTCCAGCTTCTGTAATATTACGAATTTTACTTAAGCTAAAAACCTGAAAACCACCTGAATCAGTAAGAATAGGTTTTTTCCATTGCATAAAATTATGCAATCCACCGTGTAATTTAATGATTTTTTCACCAGGACGCAACCATAAATGAAAAGCATTACCTAAAATAATTTGTGTGCCAGTATTTAATATTTCTTCAGGGCTCATACTTTTAACTACACCATATGTTCCTACCGGCATAAATGTGGGGGTTTCTACAATTCCACAATCAAACACTAAACGCCCACGACGTGCATGACCGTCGATAGTATATAATTCAAAATTCACATTTGTCTCATTTAGTAGATAGATAAATAAAAATTACTTACTGAGATTCCAATATTTTTAATTAGATGCTTTAGGATTATGGGTTATATACATTGCATCTCCATAACTAAAAAAACGATATTGTTCTAAAATTGCACTATGATATGCTTCCATAGTATGTTTATAACCAGCAAAAGCTGATACTAACATGAGCAAAGTTGATTTCGGTAAATGAAAATTAGTAATAAGTGCATCAACTATACGATATTTATATCCCAAATAAATAAAAATTTGAGTATTATCAAAAAATGGTGCAATAAGAGTATTTTTACATGCATTAGCAGCACTTTCTAATGAACGAACTGATGTTGTTCCTACAGCAACAACTTTATTACCACGTTCTTTACATGAGATAATAGCATCTACTACCTCTTGCGATACTTCGGCATATTCAGAATGCATTATATGTTCTTCAATAGTTTGTACACGTACTGGATAAAAAGTTCCTGCACCTATATGTAATGTAATAAATACAATATTTACACCTTTTGCTTTTAATGCATCTAAGAGCCACCTATCAAAATGAAGACCAGCAGTAGGAGCTGCTATAGATCCAAGGTGAGTCCCATATACAGTTTGATATAACTTGTAATCTATTTTTTCTTCTAAACGACGTATATATGGAGGTAATGGTATATGACCTATACTGTCTAAAATGTTTAGTAGAGTACGATCATCTTCAAATATTATTTCAAATAAATTATTGTAACTAGTTATTATAGTTGATTTTACTTTTTTTTCATTTTTATCATCACCAAGTAATAGTTTCGTACCAGCTTGCAAAACCTTAGAGGATCTTACATGTGCTAATACTCTACTATCATCTAGCATGCGTTCTATTAGTATCTCTACTTTTCCACCACTAGGTTTACGTCCATAAATACGAGCAGGGATAACACGTGTATTATTTAAAACTAATAAATCACCTGAATTAAGTTTATGCAATACATCAGTAAACATATTATGACTTA includes:
- the secD gene encoding protein translocase subunit SecD, encoding MLNRYPLWKYIMLIIVIIVGLLYALPNFYGEYPAIQITGVHGVSVNQQTLDKTKKILKNNNIEGKSIILKNRMIIICFTNTDIQLHARELIANILGINYVVTLNLTPITPNWLKMISAEPMKLGLDLRGGVYFLMAVNMKAVLEKLQNQYIDTLSENLRNENIHYTKFKKITNYGIEIFFKNVDSRNIAITYLTLHNHNLDILKRDTNKLQVMLTHSYINQEYEYAIQQNINILRSRVNQLGIAEPLVQRYGYDRIIVELPGIQDTALAKEIIGATATLEFRLLNTDISSITSVNGNLPIDSEVKQTSDGKSVILYKRIILSGSHIIDSTYSMDEYNQPQVNISLDNIGSNIMFNFTKNNIGKVMATLFKEYKGSGKKDINNREILIQQEKIINIAKIQSRISKNFRITGINNINEARHLSLLLRFGALTAPIQILEERTIGPTMGQQNIIQGFKACLCGLIVCIIFMIFFYKKFGFIATSALLCNLILIVGIMSLLPGATLTMPGLAGILLTLAVAVDANVLINERIKEELRNGRTVQQAINEGYKGAFSSIFDANITTLIKTIILYTVGNGVIKGFAITTAIGIITSMFTAIVGTRAIVNLIYGGKRIDKLSI
- the yajC gene encoding preprotein translocase subunit YajC, which gives rise to MNFFIGTALASGTNTPLQENPYSLIMMLVFLGLIFYFMILRPQQKRAKDHKKLMDSISKGDEVLTTGGLIGRVTKIIENYYIIIALNDTTEVMIKRDFVASILPKGTIKAL
- the tgt gene encoding tRNA guanosine(34) transglycosylase Tgt, which codes for MNFELYTIDGHARRGRLVFDCGIVETPTFMPVGTYGVVKSMSPEEILNTGTQIILGNAFHLWLRPGEKIIKLHGGLHNFMQWKKPILTDSGGFQVFSLSKIRNITEAGVHFRNPINGDSIFLNPEKSMAIQYDLDANIVMSFDECTPYPINWSLAKNSMEMSLRWAKRSRDYFNFLGNKNALFGIIQGSFFKDLRDLSLKGLIEIGFDGYAIGGLSVGEPKEVMYRILDQICPQLPYNKPRYVMGVGKAEDLVEGVRRGIDMFDCVIPTRNARNGQLFINDGILKIRNSRYKSDTLPIEYGCNCYTCRHYSRAYLHHLDHCNEILGARLNTIHNLHYYQNLMTRLRNAIEEKKLEHFVSNFYQRIDKAMPPLSSI
- the queA gene encoding tRNA preQ1(34) S-adenosylmethionine ribosyltransferase-isomerase QueA; protein product: MRVIDYSFELPKHLIAQYPPRKRSYCRLLSLDGPSGKLSHNMFTDVLHKLNSGDLLVLNNTRVIPARIYGRKPSGGKVEILIERMLDDSRVLAHVRSSKVLQAGTKLLLGDDKNEKKVKSTIITSYNNLFEIIFEDDRTLLNILDSIGHIPLPPYIRRLEEKIDYKLYQTVYGTHLGSIAAPTAGLHFDRWLLDALKAKGVNIVFITLHIGAGTFYPVRVQTIEEHIMHSEYAEVSQEVVDAIISCKERGNKVVAVGTTSVRSLESAANACKNTLIAPFFDNTQIFIYLGYKYRIVDALITNFHLPKSTLLMLVSAFAGYKHTMEAYHSAILEQYRFFSYGDAMYITHNPKASN